One genomic region from Prunus persica cultivar Lovell chromosome G3, Prunus_persica_NCBIv2, whole genome shotgun sequence encodes:
- the LOC18783249 gene encoding GDSL esterase/lipase 1: MQSYTEHTGMASFRFQIYILAVCAGLVIQSSCNGHSGLQKKHVALFIFGDSLYDPGNNNYINTTKDFQANWLPYGETFFRYPTGRFSDGRLIPDFIAEYAKLPIIPAYLQPGLKDYTYGVNFASGGAGALVESHQGFVIDLKTQRSQFKKVEKQLRQKLGEAEAYTLLSKAVYLISIGSNDYSIPLATNTSHDEYVGWVIGNLTSWIKDVYKKGGRKFGFSSLAPLASVPSMRVIQPGNTGPSGEEVTALVKLHNRLLSKVLTKLKKELQGFKYSKLNLYTYAKERINHPSKYGFKEGKAACCGSGPYGGIYTCGGKRGVTEYELCGNVTEYVFFDSVHPTERVYEQVSKLWWGQNLKELFEV, translated from the exons ATGCAAAGTTATACAGAACATACTGGAATGGCATCTTTCAGGTTTCAAATCTATATATTGGCTGTCTGTGCAGGCCTTGTTATTCAAAGCAGCTGCAATGGCCATTCTGGGCTTCAGAAAAAACATGTAGCCCTGTTCATCTTTGGTGATTCACTCTATGATCCTGGAAATAATAACTACATAAATACCACAAAAGATTTCCAGGCAAATTGGTTGCCATATGGTGAAACATTCTTCAGGTACCCAACTGGTAGATTTTCTGATGGGCGTTTAATCCCAGATTTCATTG CTGAGTATGCCAAGTTGCCAATTATACCAGCGTATTTACAACCTGGGTTGAAAGACTATACTTATGGGGTGAACTTTGCTTCTGGTGGAGCTGGTGCTCTAGTTGAAAGCCATCAAGGATTT GTGATAGACCTTAAAACTCAACGAAGTCAATTCAAGAAGGTGGAGAAGCAGTTGAGGCAGAAACTAGGTGAAGCAGAAGCCTACACATTGCTGTCCAAAGCTGTCTACTTAATCAGCATTGGAAGCAATGACTATTCTATCCCATTAGCAACCAATACCAGCCATGACGAATATGTTGGCTGGGTTATTGGCAACCTGACAAGTTGGATCAAA GATGTATACAAGAAAGGAGGCAGgaaatttggattttcaaGCTTGGCCCCTCTTGCTTCTGTGCCAAGCATGAGAGTGATTCAACCAGGAAACACAGGCCCTTCCGGGGAAGAAGTTACAGCACTTGTGAAACTACACAATAGACTACTTTCCAAAGTCCTCACAAAGCTGAAGAAAGAGCTCCAAGGATTCAAATACTCAAAGCTTAATCTCTACACTTACGCTAAAGAAAGAATTAATCatccatcaaaatatg GTTTCAAGGAAGGAAAGGCGGCGTGCTGTGGCTCTGGCCCATACGGAGGAATTTATACCTGTGGAGGGAAGAGAGGTGTGACTGAGTATGAGTTATGTGGCAATGTTACTGAGTATGTCTTTTTTGACTCTGTCCATCCAACTGAAAGGGTTTACGAGCAAGTGTCCAAGTTATGGTGGGGACAAAACTTGAAGGAGCTCTTTGAAGTTTAG
- the LOC18781570 gene encoding GDSL esterase/lipase 2 — protein MANIQVFVFALCTSLLIITTQSHGHSGLPKTHAPLFVFGDSVFEVGNNNYFNTSWQANYSPYGETFFKYPTGRFSDGRQVPDFIAEYAKLPLIPPYLQPDNHEFSYGINFASAGAGAMVETRQGAVIGLPSQLSNFKIVRKSLRKKLGNEEAKSLLSRAVYFFSIGSNDYIFPFDTDPSVLGSYSHQEYVDLVIGNITSVVKGIYKKGGRNFALLNLWPIACLPYARALKTEKKGACFDEFTPFVKLHNKALAKALQKLEKKLKGFRYSISDFNEFLTQRMNHPSKYGFVEGEAACCGSGVYGGIYNCGGKRIAKEYNLCKNVSEYVFYDSAHPTDRVYEQFAKQIWSGNSITAPYNLKALFET, from the exons ATGGCAAATATCCAAGTCTTTGTCTTTGCCTTGTGTACAAGCCTTCTCATTATCACAACCCAAAGCCATGGCCATTCTGGGTTGCCAAAAACACATGCACCCCTTTTCGTATTTGGGGATTCTGTCTTTGAGGTTGGAAATAATAACTACTTTAATACTAGTTGGCAGGCAAATTATTCGCCATATGGTGAAACTTTCTTTAAGTACCCAACTGGGAGATTTTCTGATGGTCGTCAAGTTCCAGATTTTATTG CTGAGTATGCGAAGTTGCCATTGATTCCACCATATCTACAGCCCGACAATCATGAATTTTCATATGGTATCAACTTTGCATCTGCTGGAGCTGGTGCTATGGTTGAAACTCGCCAAGGCGCG GTGATAGGCCTTCCTTCTCAACTGTCAAATTTCAAGATCGTTAGGAAGTCCTTGAGGAAGAAACTGGGCAATGAAGAAGCCAAATCTCTGCTATCAAGAGCTGTTTACTTTTTTAGTATTGGAAGCAACGATTACATTTTCCCGTTCGACACGGACCCAAGTGTGCTTGGATCCTACTCTCATCAGGAATATGTGGACCTGGTGATAGGCAACATAACTTCAGTGGTCAAA GGAATCTATaagaaaggaggaagaaatttTGCGTTGCTTAACCTCTGGCCTATTGCTTGTCTTCCATACGCAAGAGCACTTAAAACGGAAAAAAAAGGTGCTTGCTTTGATGAGTTTACACCATTTGTGAAACTACACAACAAAGCACTTGCCAAAGCCCTACAGAAGCTGGAGAAGAAACTCAAGGGATTCAGATACTCAATCTCCGATTTTAACGAATTTTTGACACAGAGAATGAACCACCCATCTAAATATG GTTTCGTGGAAGGGGAGGCGGCATGCTGTGGAAGTGGTGTATATGGAGGAATTTATAACTGTGGAGGAAAGAGGATTGCCAAAGAGTATAATTTATGCAAGAATGTTAGTGAATATGTCTTCTATGACTCTGCTCATCCAACCGACAGGGTCTACGAACAGTTTGCCAAGCAAATATGGAGTGGAAATTCCATCACCGCGCCTTACAATCTGAAAGCACTATTTGAAACTTAG
- the LOC18784123 gene encoding GDSL esterase/lipase 2 codes for MASSRLHIFILAFCASLLFPSNCSHGDSGLQEKRAALFIFGDSLFDVGNNNYINTTISFKANNWPYGETFFKYPTGRASDGRLIPDFIAKYAKLPFIPPYLQPGFNNYTYGVNFASAGGGALSETHQGFVKDLKTQVSYFKNVEKQLRHKLGDAGAYTFLSEAVYLISIGINDYYTPFLTNSSLFASHSHEEYVGMVVGNLTDVIKEIYKKGGRKFGFANGVPLGCIPSMRILKQENIGACSEEVTALVKLHSRVVAKGLLKLKSQLHGFRYSNANFYTPLTDTINNPSKYGFKEGKMACCGSGPYRGIMSCGGKRGSEFQLCDNVTEYVFFDSSHPTERVYQQISKLWWSGSPNVTKTSNNLKELFEV; via the exons ATGGCAAGTTCAAGGCTTCATATATTCATCCTGGCTTTCTGTGCAAGCCTTCTTTTTCCAAGCAACTGTAGCCATGGCGATTCCGGGCTTCAGGAGAAACGTGCAGCGTTGTTCATCTTTGGTGATTCACTATTTGATGTTGGAAATAATAACTACATTAATACTACCATTAGCTTTAAGGCAAATAACTGGCCATATGGAGAAACCTTCTTCAAGTACCCCACCGGTAGAGCTTCCGATGGCCGTCTAATCCCTGATTTCATTG CTAAGTATGCAAAGTTGCCATTCATACCACCATATTTACAACCTGGCTTCAACAACTATACTTATGGGGTGAACTTTGCATCTGCTGGGGGTGGTGCTCTATCTGAAACTCATCAAGGATTT gTGAAAGACCTTAAAACTCAAGTGAGTTATTTCAAGAATGTCGAGAAGCAGTTAAGGCACAAACTAGGTGATGCCGGAGCCTACACATTTCTATCAGAAGCTGTTTACTTGATTAGCATTGGAATCAATGATTATTATACCCCATTCCTAACAAATTCAAGTTTGTTTGCGTCCCACTCACATGAAGAATATGTTGGCATGGTGGTTGGCAACCTGACAGATGTGATCAAA GAAATATACAAGAAAGGAGGAAGGAAATTCGGGTTTGCAAATGGGGTTCCTCTCGGTTGTATACCTTCCATGAGAATACttaaacaagaaaacataGGTGCCTGCTCTGAAGAAGTTACAGCACTAGTGAAACTACACAGCAGAGTAGTTGCTAAAGGCCTCCTAAAGCTGAAGAGCCAGCTGCATGGATTCAGATATTCAAATGCAAACTTCTACACTCCCTTAACTGATACAATTAATAACCCATCAAAATATG GTTTCAAGGAAGGAAAGATGGCATGCTGTGGCTCTGGTCCATACAGAGGAATTATGAGCTGTGGTGGGAAGAGAGGTTCAGAGTTTCAGTTATGTGACAATGTTACTGAATATGTCTTTTTTGACTCTAGCCACCCAACAGAAAGGGTTTACCAGCAAATATCCAAGTTATGGTGGAGTGGAAGTCCCAATGTGACTAAGACGAGCAATAATCTAAAGGAGCTGTTTGAAGTTTAG
- the LOC18783178 gene encoding GDSL esterase/lipase 2, producing the protein MAAIRFQIYILAFCAGLVIQSSCCNGHSGLQKKRAALFVFGDSLYDAGNNNYINTTTDFQASWFPYGETFFRYPTGRFSDGRTIPDFIAEYAKLPFIPVYLQPGLNDYTYGVNFASGGAGALVETYQGSVMDLKTQMSQFKKVEKQLRQKLGHAEAYTLVSEAVYIINIGNNDYVSPLATNTSHEEYVDWVIGNLTSWIEDIYQKGGRKFALSSLAPFASMPLMRTTQPAGSTAGPSRKEVAALVKLHNRVLAKVLLKLKKELQGFKYSKLNLYTYLKERINHPLKYGFKEGKMACCGSGAYRGIYSCGGKRSVTEYLLCDNATEFVFFDCAHPTERVNKQLSKLWWSNNLKELFEV; encoded by the exons ATGGCAGCTATCAGGTTTCAAATCTATATCTTGGCTTTCTGTGCAGGCCTTGTTATTCAAAGCAGCTGCTGCAATGGCCATTCTGGGCTTCAGAAAAAACGTGCAGCCCTGTTCGTCTTTGGTGATTCACTATATGATGCCGGAAATAATAACTACATAAACACTACCACTGATTTCCAGGCAAGTTGGTTTCCATATGGCGAAACATTCTTCAGGTACCCAACTGGTAGATTTTCTGATGGGCGTACTATCCCAGATTTCATTG CTGAGTATGCTAAGTTGCCATTTATACCAGTATATTTACAACCAGGGCTCAACGACTATACTTATGGGGTGAACTTTGCTTCTGGTGGAGCTGGTGCTCTAGTTGAAACCTATCAAGGATCT gtGATGGACCTTAAAACTCAAATGAGTCAATTCAAGAAGGTGGAGAAGCAGTTGAGACAGAAACTAGGTCATGCAGAAGCCTACACATTGGTATCCGAAGCTGTCTACATAATCAACATTGGAAACAATGATTATGTTTCCCCATTAGCAACCAATACCAGCCATGAAGAATATGTTGACTGGGTTATTGGCAACCTGACAAGTTGGATAGAA GATATATACCAGAAAGGAGGAAGGAAATTTGCACTTTCAAGCTTGGCACCTTTCGCTTCTATGCCACTCATGAGAACAACTCAACCAGCAGGATCCACCGCAGGCCCTTCCAGGAAAGAAGTTGCAGCACTTGTGAAACTACACAATAGAGTACTTGCTAAAGTCCTCCTAAAGTTGAAAAAAGAGCTCCAAGGATTTAAATACTCAAAGCTTAATCTCTACACTTACCTAAAGGAAAGAATTAATCATCCATTAAAATATG GTTTCAAGGAAGGAAAGATGGCGTGCTGTGGCTCTGGTGCATACAGAGGAATTTATTCCTGTGGAGGGAAGAGAAGTGTGACTGAGTATCTGTTATGTGACAATGCTACTGAGTTCGTCTTCTTTGACTGTGCCCATCCAACTGAAAGGGTTAACAAGCAATTGTCCAAGTTATGGTGGAGCAATAACTTGAAGGAGCTATTTGAAGTTTAG
- the LOC18784493 gene encoding GDSL esterase/lipase 2: protein MANIRYIQILVFALCSSLLIITTQSHGHSGLPKRHAPLFILGDSVFEAGNNNYFNTTARANYKPYGETYFKYPTGRFSDGRQVPDFIAQYAKLPLIPPYLQPDLHDLSYGVNFASAGSGALDGTRQGSVISLKTQLSNFKIVRKSLRKKLGDEKAKSLLSRAVYFFNTGSNDYLFAFDTDPTVLGSYSQQEYVDLVIGNMTAVVEGIYKRGGRNFALLDLWPMACLPYGRGTLQKKGACFDTITPYVTLHNKGLANALQKLEKKLEGFRYSFISSNEFLTKRMNNPSKYGFVEGKVACCGSGPYGGIFNCGGMKISKKYNLCKNVSEYVFFDSSHPTERVYEQFAKKIWSGNSITAPYNLKALFEN, encoded by the exons ATGGCAAATATAAGGTATATCCAAATCTTGGTCTTTGCCTTGTGTTCAAGCCTTCTCATTATCACAACCCAAAGCCATGGCCATTCTGGGTTGCCAAAAAGACATGCACCTCTTTTCATACTTGGGGATTCAGTCTTTGAGGCTGGAAATAATAACTACTTTAACACTACAGCCCGGGCAAATTATAAGCCATATGGTGAAACCTACTTTAAGTACCCAACTGGGAGATTTTCTGATGGTCGTCAAGTTCCAGATTTTATTG CTCAGTATGCAAAGTTGCCACTGATTCCACCATATCTACAGCCCGATTTGCATGATCTTTCATATGGTGTCAACTTTGCATCTGCAGGATCTGGTGCTTTGGATGGAACTCGCCAAGGATCG GTGATAAGCCTTAAAACTCAACTGTCAAATTTCAAGATCGTCAGGAAGTCGTTGAGGAAAAAACTAGGCGATGAAAAAGCCAAATCTCTGCTATCAAGAGCTGTTTACTTTTTTAATACTGGAAGCAACGATTACCTTTTCGCATTCGACACAGACCCAACTGTGCTCGGATCCTACTCTCAACAGGAATATGTAGACCTGGTGATAGGCAACATGACTGCAGTGGTCGAA GGAATctataaaagaggaggaagaaatttTGCGTTGCTTGACCTCTGGCCTATGGCTTGTCTTCCATACGGAAGAGGAACACTTCAAAAAAAAGGTGCTTGCTTTGACACAATTACACCATACGTGACACTACACAACAAAGGACTTGCCAATGCCCTACAAAAGCTGGAGAAGAAACTCGAGGGATTCAGATACTCATTCATCAGTTCTAATGAGTTTCTGACAAAAAGAATGAACAACCCTTCTAAATATG GTTTCGTGGAAGGAAAGGTGGCATGCTGTGGAAGTGGTCCATATGGAGGAATTTTTAACTGTGGAGGAATGAAGATTtcaaaaaagtataatttatGCAAGAATGTTAGTGAATATGTCTTCTTTGATTCTTCTCATCCAACCGAGAGGGTCTATGAACAGTTTGCCAAGAAAATATGGAGTGGAAATTCCATCACTGCGCCTTACAATCTGAAAGCACTATTTGAAAATTAG